In Capillimicrobium parvum, a genomic segment contains:
- a CDS encoding DUF2142 domain-containing protein: MAVAVAAQSRPRIRVRAIPRPLRGLLVACTLLSVAWAVVMAPLQGPDEHNHVGYVQHLAETGSGPTFGVTAGASWSREQQELHKWGNLLALIGIVDARPGYTGIEQLRFSQYEDHLPAGARKDGSGPNPVGQNPPLYYGYEAIPYWITRWTELPTRLLFMRLANLPLYLLIVAFTWLAAGEVFGRRRRAQTIAAGSVGLLPQLAFMSGVVNPDILLTTVWAAFAYAALVAVRVGPRPWALLSLGGLSALSVLTHGRGLAIIGPLLIVLAVLLWRARPLRMKVLGWVAGLFGTLAVGLGLAVAYSNAHGGGASISGEAASSTGAGNLSGFVSYLWQFYLPPLRTMSPQGPPYGYRQVYIEGLAGTFGSLEIQFPLWVYDAMQFAAALGLLLLAGIIVRRFERLRGHGPQIVVLASLVLCMLVVLHVSAYRDLQGPPFDPLLVGRYLLPLLPVMGIAIAYVCVNLPRRVGSALGALVLTTFTILGLCGLGLTIARFYA, translated from the coding sequence GTGGCCGTCGCCGTCGCCGCCCAGAGCCGTCCCCGGATCCGCGTGCGCGCGATCCCGCGCCCACTGCGAGGGCTGCTCGTCGCCTGCACGCTGCTCAGCGTCGCGTGGGCGGTCGTCATGGCCCCGCTGCAGGGCCCCGACGAGCACAACCACGTCGGCTACGTCCAGCACCTGGCCGAGACCGGCAGCGGGCCCACGTTCGGCGTCACGGCCGGGGCGAGCTGGTCGCGCGAGCAGCAGGAGCTGCACAAGTGGGGCAACCTCCTCGCGCTGATCGGGATCGTCGACGCCCGCCCGGGCTACACGGGCATCGAGCAGCTGCGCTTCTCGCAGTACGAGGACCACCTGCCGGCGGGCGCGCGCAAGGACGGCAGCGGCCCGAACCCGGTCGGCCAGAACCCGCCGCTGTACTACGGCTACGAGGCGATCCCGTACTGGATCACGCGCTGGACCGAGCTGCCGACGCGGCTGCTGTTCATGCGGCTCGCGAACCTGCCGCTGTACCTGCTGATCGTCGCGTTCACGTGGCTGGCCGCCGGCGAGGTGTTCGGCCGCCGCCGCCGCGCCCAGACGATCGCCGCCGGCAGCGTCGGGCTCCTGCCGCAGCTCGCGTTCATGTCGGGCGTCGTGAACCCCGACATCCTGCTCACGACGGTCTGGGCGGCGTTCGCCTACGCGGCGCTCGTCGCGGTGCGGGTCGGGCCGAGACCCTGGGCGCTGCTCTCGCTCGGCGGGCTATCCGCGCTCTCCGTGCTCACCCACGGCCGCGGCCTGGCGATCATCGGCCCGCTGCTCATCGTGCTCGCGGTGCTGCTCTGGCGCGCGCGGCCGCTGCGGATGAAGGTGCTCGGCTGGGTCGCCGGGCTGTTCGGGACGCTGGCCGTGGGGCTCGGGCTCGCCGTCGCGTACTCCAACGCTCACGGCGGCGGGGCGTCGATCAGCGGCGAGGCGGCGTCGAGCACCGGCGCGGGCAACCTGTCGGGCTTCGTCTCCTACCTCTGGCAGTTCTATCTGCCGCCGCTGCGCACGATGAGCCCGCAGGGGCCGCCCTACGGCTACCGGCAGGTCTACATCGAGGGGCTCGCCGGCACGTTCGGCTCGCTCGAGATCCAGTTCCCGCTGTGGGTCTACGACGCGATGCAGTTCGCCGCCGCGCTCGGGCTGCTGCTGCTCGCCGGGATCATCGTGCGGCGCTTCGAGCGGCTGCGCGGCCACGGGCCGCAGATCGTCGTGCTGGCGAGCCTGGTGCTGTGCATGCTCGTCGTCCTGCACGTCTCGGCCTACCGCGACCTGCAGGGGCCGCCGTTCGATCCGCTGCTCGTCGGCCGCTACCTGTTGCCGCTGCTGCCGGTCATGGGGATCGCGATCGCGTACGTGTGCGTGAACCTGCCCCGGCGGGTCGGGTCGGCGCTCGGGGCGCTCGTCCTGACGACGTTCACGATCCTCGGCCTGTGCGGCCTCGGGCTGACGATCGCGAGGTTCTATGCGTAG